CTAATAAGGACCCTAAAATCATGTCATTTTCTATCATCATGAAATTTCCAAGTAATACAAATCCATAAAGACTAAATGTAAGATAAAGAAATGCAGAGACTAAATGATGAGGTTTAAGCTTTAATGCGATTGCTAGCATCATTAATGCCATCCCCTCAGGTAAGTGATGTAAAATAATGAGATGATAAAGATGTCCTTCGTGATCAACATGGTTCCCTAAAGCAAATCCAGAAGGTGCATTATGTAATGTAATGGCAATAAGAAGCAGTAAAAATGTGGACTTTGATTCACCTTTTGATGAACGGTGTACATACTGATCAATTACCACCATACAGAGAAGACCGACTCCTATTCCCATAATAATAGATATTGGTTGGTAATGTAAAAAACTATGTGGAATAAACTCAAGACATAGAATCCCCACTATCATACCGGCACTAAGAGAAAACAAGTAGTCGATCTTCCAATTTACTATTTTACTTATGATAAATGATAACACCCCACCTGTTATCAATGATAAAAACACATAAAGGCAAAATATAAAACCCACTCTATTCCCTCCATTACGTTACAGATAAAGCAATTACTTTAAGTTATGAATAGCTTTTCCTGTTTAGTACAAGAGCGGGTTAAGAGATGATTTGTGAAAGAAAGTAATCAATAACACTTTCAGAATGTAAACGTACTCCAACATATGGAGGTCTCACATAGTTGTTCATCTCATATGGCATACCTAGCCACAAATATTTTTTATCTATTATCATGAAAGGAAATGAAACAGATTTGGCTTTAAGCTGCTCTCCTTTCAAGTTATTCATTTTATCAGGAGAGATTGTTGTTAAACGAACATTGGCTTTTCGACTATTTAATATGTTATTCCACTCTTCGGATAACTCTTTGGTAGGAAGTCCAACAATTATTGAAGAAGTGGCCTTTTTCACATCCTTTATAATGGGTTCAAGTTTTTTTGCATGAATCCATATTAATTTTGAATGCTGATTTTTAATCCAGGTCCCTATTTGCTGTTGTCCTACTTTTTGATTTTTGCTTACCTGATGATCT
This genomic stretch from Metabacillus sp. B2-18 harbors:
- a CDS encoding ZIP family metal transporter, whose protein sequence is MGFIFCLYVFLSLITGGVLSFIISKIVNWKIDYLFSLSAGMIVGILCLEFIPHSFLHYQPISIIMGIGVGLLCMVVIDQYVHRSSKGESKSTFLLLLIAITLHNAPSGFALGNHVDHEGHLYHLIILHHLPEGMALMMLAIALKLKPHHLVSAFLYLTFSLYGFVLLGNFMMIENDMILGSLLGVAISTMLYISIVELFLTSNEKGNRFYHWLSLLTGIFLVNVFLLIG